A stretch of the Deltaproteobacteria bacterium GWC2_65_14 genome encodes the following:
- a CDS encoding 4-alpha-glucanotransferase has translation MSGPSPGGVGGVRRLAHACGVQTAYHDILRRRVEVGPETLLAVLRALGSPVETAADVPGALRERDRARWTRICDPVTVAWEGERAKLGLRLPERAGSRKVRIRIRLEEGGTRDLPFDLSRIPGREGALLDGVRFVEKAVPLPRDLPRGYHALTVESGKARAEALLFAAPRRAWPPGRKNGEKAWGVFLPLYAVRSERNGGSGDLTDLEALLEWTGAQGGGVVGTLPLLASFLSEPFHPSPYTPASRLFWNEFYLDVPRIPGFVDCEEAQAIAGSGPFREEERRLREAPLVDYRRGMAHKRRLLETLSDAFFARGGERGSVFRTFLSENPDAKDYAAFRAAGDALRTPWAVWPRPLRDGSVSPKDYRERDRRYHLFAQFAFQEQFREITRGASARGRSLYLDLPLGVAYDSYDVWRHRKLFAREVSAGAPPDDFFTRGQDWGFPPMHPERIREEGYRYYRACLRHQLRHAGILRIDHVMGFHRFFWVPRGMEAREGTYVRYRAEEFYAILALESHRHKARIVGEDLGTVPSYVRPAMARRGIRRMFVVQFGMSPDPGMALRRVPADSLACVNTHDMPTFASFWEGGDVAEREALGLLDGKGRKKEEVRRLALRKSLAAFLRGKGLLAGSGPDAMEVLSACLAYLAKGAAGTVVVNLEDLWQEVEPQNMPGTWKERPNWMRKARHSQEEFGEMPGVTGSLREVDRLRRGGNPSGGGGNARNQNTGETLCDTT, from the coding sequence ATGAGCGGGCCCTCTCCCGGGGGCGTGGGAGGGGTCCGGCGCCTGGCGCACGCCTGCGGGGTCCAGACCGCCTACCACGACATCCTGCGGCGGAGGGTCGAAGTGGGCCCGGAAACCCTGCTTGCGGTCCTGCGGGCGCTGGGCAGTCCGGTCGAGACCGCCGCCGACGTCCCCGGGGCCCTGCGGGAACGGGACCGTGCCCGCTGGACCCGGATCTGCGATCCGGTGACCGTGGCATGGGAGGGGGAGCGGGCGAAGCTTGGCCTGCGCCTTCCGGAACGGGCGGGAAGCCGGAAGGTTCGGATCCGGATCCGCCTCGAGGAGGGTGGCACGCGGGACCTTCCGTTCGACCTGTCCCGGATCCCCGGTCGGGAGGGGGCGCTGCTGGACGGCGTGCGCTTCGTCGAGAAGGCGGTTCCCCTGCCGCGGGACCTTCCGCGGGGATACCACGCCCTCACCGTGGAGTCCGGGAAGGCGCGGGCGGAGGCGCTGCTTTTCGCCGCTCCCCGCAGGGCCTGGCCTCCGGGGCGAAAGAACGGGGAGAAGGCCTGGGGAGTGTTTCTTCCCCTCTACGCCGTGCGGTCCGAACGAAACGGCGGAAGCGGCGACCTGACCGACCTGGAGGCGCTGCTCGAATGGACCGGGGCGCAGGGGGGAGGGGTCGTCGGGACCCTGCCGCTCCTGGCCTCCTTCCTCTCCGAGCCGTTCCATCCGAGCCCCTATACCCCGGCCAGCCGCCTCTTCTGGAACGAGTTCTACCTCGACGTCCCCCGGATTCCGGGGTTCGTGGACTGCGAGGAGGCGCAGGCGATCGCCGGAAGCGGCCCCTTCCGGGAGGAGGAGCGGAGGCTTCGCGAGGCCCCGCTGGTGGACTACCGGCGCGGGATGGCGCACAAGCGCAGGCTGCTGGAAACGCTGTCCGACGCCTTCTTCGCGCGCGGAGGGGAGCGCGGGAGCGTCTTCCGGACATTCCTTTCGGAGAACCCGGACGCGAAGGACTATGCGGCCTTCCGCGCCGCGGGGGACGCCCTCCGGACGCCGTGGGCCGTGTGGCCGCGGCCGCTGCGGGACGGGTCCGTTTCCCCGAAAGACTACCGGGAGCGGGACCGGCGCTATCACCTGTTCGCACAGTTCGCCTTCCAGGAGCAGTTCCGGGAGATCACGCGAGGGGCGAGCGCCAGGGGCCGGTCGCTCTACCTCGACCTTCCCCTGGGGGTCGCCTACGACAGCTACGACGTCTGGCGCCACCGGAAGCTGTTCGCGCGGGAGGTTTCGGCCGGGGCGCCGCCGGACGACTTCTTCACCCGGGGGCAGGACTGGGGATTCCCGCCGATGCACCCGGAGCGGATCCGGGAGGAGGGCTACCGGTACTACCGGGCCTGTCTCCGGCACCAGCTGCGCCACGCGGGGATATTGCGGATCGACCACGTGATGGGGTTCCACCGCTTCTTCTGGGTCCCCAGGGGGATGGAGGCGCGGGAGGGGACCTACGTCCGCTACCGGGCGGAGGAGTTCTACGCGATCCTCGCCCTGGAGTCGCACCGGCACAAGGCGCGGATCGTCGGGGAGGACCTGGGCACCGTGCCTTCCTACGTGCGGCCGGCGATGGCCCGCCGCGGGATCCGCAGGATGTTCGTGGTCCAGTTCGGGATGTCGCCCGATCCCGGGATGGCGCTGCGGAGGGTGCCGGCCGACTCCCTGGCCTGCGTGAACACCCACGACATGCCGACCTTCGCCTCCTTCTGGGAGGGGGGGGACGTCGCGGAGCGGGAGGCGCTGGGTCTGCTCGACGGGAAGGGAAGGAAAAAGGAGGAGGTCCGGCGCCTCGCGCTGCGGAAATCGCTTGCCGCCTTCCTCCGCGGGAAGGGGCTGCTCGCGGGTTCCGGGCCGGACGCCATGGAGGTGCTGTCGGCCTGCCTGGCCTACCTGGCGAAAGGCGCCGCCGGCACGGTCGTCGTCAACCTGGAGGACCTCTGGCAGGAGGTCGAGCCGCAGAACATGCCCGGGACCTGGAAAGAGCGGCCGAACTGGATGCGGAAGGCGCGGCACTCCCAGGAGGAATTCGGGGAGATGCCCGGGGTGACCGGGTCGCTCCGGGAGGTGGACCGGCTCCGCCGGGGGGGAAACCCATCCGGGGGCGGGGGAAACGCACGGAATCAGAATACGGGGGAGACTCTATGCGATACGACGTGA
- a CDS encoding maltose alpha-D-glucosyltransferase has product MPGKDKERSLLPDDDPLWYKDAVIYELHVRAFHDSDGDGIGDFRGLTGKLDYLQDLGVTALWLLPFYPSPLKDDGYDIADYMTVHPSYGMLADFKQFLRESHRRGIRVITELVVNHTSDQHPWFQKARRSPPGSRWRNYYVWSDTPDRYRETRIIFQDFENSNWSWDPVANAYYWHRFYSHQPDLNFDNPGVRKAIFQVLDFWLGMGVDGLRLDAVPYLIEREGTSCENLPETHKVLKGIRKRVEEKFRNRMLLAEANQWPEDAVAYFGEEDECHMAFHFPLMPRLFMAVRMEDRYPVIDILTQTPAIPESCQWALFLRNHDELTLEMVTDEERDYMYRVYAHDPQARINLGIRRRLVPLLGKDRRKFELMNALLFSLPGTPVIYYGDEIGMGDNIYVGDRNGVRTPMQWSADRNAGFSRAPSQRLYLPVNIDPDYHFETVNVEARQNNLSSPLWFMKRILSLRKRFRAFGRGTIEFLYPENHHVLAFLRSYGEERILVVANLSRFVQYVELDLSPHRGAVPVELFGQTCFPEVADGRYLLTLGPHAFYWFSLERPRAEEAVAAQADRERKIPRLAAEGAWETLLRDEGKRKLERVLPDYIRGRRWFGGKARKMKAALVDDAVPLAGSSQAAQVLLVRVEYLEEDPEIYTLPVAFADGKRAARIARESPQAVIAEVSETGRNGRREGVLYDALHDREACEFLLESTARRRRFKGAQGEIAANPLRGFRKIRGPGEKAPRARMMRAEQSNTSVVFGDRMILKVFRRVDSGVNPDLEIGAFLTEKAAFPHISPVAGFLEYRRGRKEPMTLGIFQGFVHNQGDAWRYTLDSLGRYFERXXXRPQGSKEIECPAKSPLSLAGEPLPAEAGELMGEYLPAARALGERTAGMHLALSSEGEDPAFAPQSFTSLYQRSLYQSMRNLTGHAMLLLKRRLRYLPEGLREDARRVLEAEDRILKRFRGILDRKISAMRIRIHGDFHLGQVLHTGKDFVIIDFEGEPAHTLTARRIKRSPLRDVAGMLRSFHYASKAHLVGTTGGSAIREEDHSVLEPWARCWNSWVSAAFLESYLATASRGSFLPKTREELSALLSTYLMEKAIYELEYELNNRPDWVKLPLRGILQLLETGE; this is encoded by the coding sequence ATGCCCGGAAAGGACAAGGAACGGTCCCTGCTGCCGGACGACGACCCGCTCTGGTACAAGGACGCGGTCATCTACGAGCTCCATGTGCGCGCCTTCCACGACAGCGACGGCGACGGGATCGGCGATTTCCGGGGGCTCACGGGGAAGCTGGACTACCTGCAGGACCTCGGGGTCACCGCCCTGTGGCTGCTGCCGTTCTACCCCTCCCCGCTGAAGGACGACGGGTACGACATCGCCGATTACATGACCGTGCACCCCTCCTACGGGATGCTGGCCGACTTCAAGCAGTTCCTGCGGGAGTCGCACCGGCGGGGGATCCGGGTGATCACCGAGCTGGTTGTCAACCACACCTCCGACCAGCACCCCTGGTTCCAGAAGGCGAGACGCTCCCCCCCGGGGAGCCGGTGGCGCAATTACTACGTCTGGAGCGACACCCCGGACAGGTACCGGGAGACCCGGATCATCTTCCAGGACTTCGAGAACTCGAACTGGTCGTGGGACCCGGTGGCGAACGCCTACTACTGGCACCGCTTCTACTCCCACCAGCCGGACCTGAACTTCGACAACCCGGGGGTGCGCAAGGCGATCTTCCAGGTCCTCGACTTCTGGCTCGGGATGGGGGTGGACGGGCTCCGGCTCGACGCCGTCCCCTACCTGATCGAACGGGAGGGGACCAGCTGCGAGAATCTCCCCGAGACCCACAAGGTGCTGAAAGGGATCCGGAAGCGGGTGGAGGAGAAGTTCCGGAACCGGATGCTGCTCGCGGAGGCGAACCAGTGGCCGGAGGACGCCGTCGCCTATTTCGGGGAGGAGGACGAGTGCCACATGGCCTTCCACTTCCCCCTGATGCCCCGGCTCTTCATGGCGGTCCGGATGGAGGACCGGTACCCGGTGATCGACATCCTCACCCAGACCCCCGCGATCCCGGAGAGCTGCCAGTGGGCGCTCTTCCTGCGCAACCACGACGAGCTCACGCTGGAGATGGTGACCGACGAGGAGCGGGACTACATGTACCGGGTCTACGCCCACGATCCGCAGGCGCGGATCAACCTCGGGATCCGGCGCCGGCTGGTCCCCCTCCTGGGGAAGGACCGGAGGAAGTTCGAGCTGATGAACGCGCTGCTCTTCTCCCTCCCGGGGACCCCGGTCATCTACTACGGGGACGAGATCGGGATGGGGGACAACATCTACGTGGGGGACCGCAACGGCGTGCGCACCCCGATGCAGTGGAGCGCGGACCGCAATGCGGGGTTCTCGCGGGCCCCCTCCCAGCGGCTCTACCTTCCGGTGAACATCGACCCCGACTACCACTTCGAGACGGTGAACGTGGAGGCGCGGCAGAACAACCTGAGCTCCCCTCTCTGGTTCATGAAGCGGATCCTCTCCCTGCGGAAGCGGTTCCGGGCGTTCGGGCGGGGAACGATCGAATTCCTCTACCCGGAGAACCACCATGTCCTTGCCTTCCTCCGGAGCTACGGGGAGGAGCGGATCCTGGTGGTCGCGAACCTCTCCCGGTTCGTGCAGTACGTGGAGCTGGATCTTTCCCCCCACCGGGGGGCGGTCCCCGTCGAGCTGTTCGGCCAGACCTGCTTCCCCGAGGTGGCGGACGGACGGTATCTCCTCACGCTGGGGCCCCACGCCTTCTACTGGTTCTCCCTCGAGCGGCCTCGGGCGGAGGAGGCCGTGGCGGCGCAGGCGGATCGGGAGAGGAAGATCCCGCGTCTCGCGGCGGAGGGGGCCTGGGAGACGCTTCTGCGGGACGAGGGGAAACGGAAGCTGGAGAGGGTCCTCCCCGACTACATCCGGGGGCGGCGCTGGTTCGGGGGGAAGGCGAGGAAGATGAAGGCGGCCCTGGTCGACGACGCGGTCCCCCTGGCGGGGTCCTCCCAGGCGGCCCAGGTCCTGCTGGTCCGGGTCGAGTACCTCGAGGAGGACCCGGAGATCTACACCCTTCCGGTCGCCTTCGCCGACGGGAAGCGGGCGGCGCGGATCGCGAGGGAGTCCCCCCAGGCGGTGATCGCGGAGGTGTCGGAGACCGGCAGGAACGGCCGCCGGGAGGGGGTGCTTTACGACGCCCTCCACGACCGGGAGGCCTGCGAGTTCCTCCTCGAGTCGACCGCGCGCAGGCGCCGCTTCAAGGGGGCGCAGGGGGAGATCGCCGCGAACCCGTTGCGGGGGTTCCGGAAAATCCGGGGGCCGGGGGAGAAGGCGCCCCGCGCCCGGATGATGCGGGCGGAGCAGAGCAACACCTCCGTCGTCTTCGGCGACCGGATGATCCTCAAGGTCTTCAGGCGGGTGGATAGCGGCGTGAACCCCGACCTGGAGATCGGGGCTTTCCTGACGGAGAAGGCGGCCTTCCCCCACATCTCCCCCGTGGCCGGGTTTCTCGAATACCGGCGGGGGCGGAAGGAGCCGATGACGCTGGGGATCTTCCAGGGGTTCGTGCACAACCAGGGGGACGCCTGGCGCTATACGCTGGACAGCCTGGGGCGGTATTTCGAGCGGNNNNNNNNCAGGCCGCAGGGATCGAAGGAGATCGAATGCCCGGCGAAGTCCCCGCTCTCCCTTGCGGGAGAGCCGCTTCCCGCGGAGGCGGGGGAGCTGATGGGCGAATACCTGCCCGCCGCCCGGGCGCTGGGGGAGCGGACCGCCGGGATGCACCTGGCGCTCTCCTCCGAGGGGGAAGACCCGGCCTTCGCCCCGCAGTCGTTCACCTCCCTCTACCAGCGTTCCCTATACCAGTCGATGCGCAACCTGACCGGCCACGCGATGCTGCTGCTCAAGCGGCGGCTCCGGTACCTGCCGGAAGGGCTGCGGGAGGATGCCCGCCGGGTCCTGGAGGCGGAGGACCGGATCCTGAAGCGGTTCCGCGGGATCCTCGACCGGAAGATCTCGGCGATGCGGATCCGGATCCACGGGGACTTCCACCTCGGGCAGGTGCTCCATACGGGGAAGGACTTCGTGATCATCGATTTCGAGGGGGAGCCGGCCCACACCCTGACCGCGCGGCGGATCAAGCGCTCGCCCCTGCGCGACGTGGCCGGGATGCTCCGCTCCTTCCACTACGCCTCCAAGGCGCACCTGGTCGGCACCACCGGCGGAAGCGCGATCCGGGAAGAGGACCACTCCGTCCTGGAGCCGTGGGCGCGCTGCTGGAACAGCTGGGTCTCCGCCGCCTTCCTCGAGTCGTACCTGGCGACCGCCTCCCGGGGGAGCTTCCTCCCGAAGACCCGCGAGGAGCTGTCGGCGCTGCTTTCCACCTACCTGATGGAGAAGGCGATCTACGAGCTGGAGTACGAGCTGAACAACCGGCCCGACTGGGTGAAGCTTCCGCTGCGGGGGATCCTGCAGCTTCTGGAGACCGGCGAATGA